A region from the Altererythrobacter sp. H2 genome encodes:
- the rimO gene encoding 30S ribosomal protein S12 methylthiotransferase RimO, which yields MNATTTLPDQKKVGMVSLGCPKALVDSERILTRLRADGYAMSSDYAGADVVLVNTCGFLDSAKEESLAAIGEAITENGRVIVTGCMGEEADVIRARYPQVLAVTGAHQYEQVVEAVHQAAPPSQGPFIDLIPQPDIKLTPRHYSYLKISEGCNHTCAFCIIPQLRGKLASRRVDAVLREAEKLVAAGTKELLVISQDTSAYGVDIRHEERLWKDHPVRAHMTDLARELGQLRTPQGETPWVRLHYVYPYPHVDAVIPMMAEGLLTPYLDIPFQHASPSVLRAMKRPANEAKVLERLKSWREICPEIAVRSSFVVGFPGETEDDFQYLLRWLEEAQLDRVGAFRFEPVEGAAANLLPDPVPEAVKEERYARIMEVTERISAAKLAGKVGSTVDIIIDEVGEPDEDGDIGATGRSQADAPEIDGAVYLRNVPATLAPGDFVTAKIEDADAHDLFGVISRAR from the coding sequence ATGAACGCTACAACCACCCTCCCCGACCAGAAGAAAGTCGGCATGGTCTCGCTCGGCTGCCCCAAGGCACTGGTCGATTCCGAGCGCATCCTCACCCGCCTGCGGGCCGATGGCTATGCCATGAGCTCCGACTATGCGGGAGCGGACGTGGTGCTGGTCAACACCTGCGGCTTTCTGGATTCCGCCAAGGAAGAAAGCCTCGCCGCCATCGGGGAAGCCATTACCGAGAACGGCCGGGTGATCGTGACCGGGTGCATGGGCGAAGAGGCGGACGTGATCCGTGCCAGGTATCCGCAGGTCCTGGCCGTCACTGGTGCACATCAATACGAACAGGTGGTCGAGGCCGTTCACCAGGCCGCGCCGCCATCACAGGGTCCGTTTATCGACCTGATCCCCCAACCGGACATCAAGCTCACGCCGCGCCACTACAGCTATCTGAAAATTTCCGAAGGCTGCAACCATACCTGTGCCTTCTGCATCATCCCGCAGCTGCGCGGCAAGCTCGCCAGCCGCCGGGTGGACGCGGTGCTGCGCGAGGCGGAAAAGCTGGTTGCAGCGGGGACAAAGGAACTGCTGGTCATCAGCCAGGATACCAGCGCCTACGGGGTTGATATCCGGCACGAGGAACGGTTGTGGAAGGACCACCCGGTCCGCGCCCACATGACCGATCTGGCGCGCGAACTTGGCCAGCTGCGCACCCCGCAGGGCGAGACGCCCTGGGTGCGGCTCCACTATGTCTATCCCTACCCGCACGTCGACGCGGTGATTCCGATGATGGCGGAGGGCCTGCTGACCCCCTATCTCGATATCCCGTTCCAGCACGCCAGCCCTTCGGTCCTGCGCGCGATGAAGCGCCCGGCGAACGAAGCGAAAGTGCTTGAACGGCTGAAATCGTGGCGGGAAATCTGCCCCGAGATCGCGGTGCGCAGCAGCTTCGTCGTCGGCTTCCCGGGCGAAACCGAGGACGATTTCCAGTATCTCCTGCGCTGGCTGGAGGAAGCCCAGCTGGACCGGGTCGGCGCGTTCCGGTTTGAACCGGTGGAAGGCGCGGCGGCCAACCTGCTGCCCGATCCTGTGCCCGAAGCGGTCAAGGAAGAACGCTACGCCCGGATCATGGAAGTGACCGAGCGGATCAGCGCGGCCAAACTGGCGGGCAAGGTCGGTTCGACAGTCGATATCATCATCGACGAAGTCGGCGAACCGGACGAGGACGGCGACATCGGCGCCACCGGCCGCAGCCAGGCCGACGCACCCGAGATCGATGGAGCGGTCTACCTGCGCAATGTTCCCGCCACGCTGGCACCGGGCGATTTCGTAACCGCGAAAATCGAGGATGCCGATGCCCATGACCTGTTCGGCGTCATAAGCCGCGCCCGGTGA
- a CDS encoding potassium channel family protein: MPTGRRKLPASERKPLRRAVGVPVWGDVAIRMGLAFFLIAMVVLIHWWDRAGLIDHYDGHVSFLDVVYFTMISVTTTGFGDIAPISDRSRLIEAIIVTPVRIAVLFIFIGTAYTFVIKRSWETWRMARIQKQLSGHIVVLGYGISGSEAVAELIERGIDPRQIVVVDPGEDRIARAEKMGCNVLVADATRDDTLEAVRIREAQTVLVSAGRDDTSILIVLTVRHLAPDVPISMVVRAADNELLARQAGATNVINPVRFTGLLLAGSAKGAHISDYLADLASVSGRVQLVERVVTAEEAGCPLTSLRSGGRGLRVYRDGKVLGFWEDECQTLQEGDVLVEIIPTVDGTTNGDGSEFA; this comes from the coding sequence CTGCCCACAGGCAGGCGAAAGCTCCCTGCCTCTGAGCGCAAGCCTCTTCGCCGTGCTGTCGGCGTGCCGGTGTGGGGCGATGTCGCCATCCGCATGGGGCTGGCGTTCTTCCTGATCGCCATGGTGGTTCTGATTCACTGGTGGGACCGGGCCGGGCTGATCGACCACTATGATGGCCATGTCAGTTTTCTCGACGTGGTTTATTTCACCATGATCTCGGTCACCACCACGGGCTTTGGTGATATTGCCCCGATCAGCGACCGCTCACGCCTGATCGAGGCGATTATCGTGACCCCGGTGCGGATTGCAGTGCTCTTCATTTTCATTGGCACCGCCTACACCTTTGTCATCAAACGCAGCTGGGAGACTTGGCGCATGGCGCGGATACAGAAGCAGCTTTCCGGCCACATCGTCGTGCTTGGCTACGGCATTTCCGGTTCGGAAGCGGTTGCCGAACTGATCGAGCGAGGCATCGATCCGCGCCAGATCGTGGTGGTCGACCCCGGCGAGGACCGTATTGCCCGGGCCGAAAAGATGGGCTGCAACGTGCTGGTCGCCGACGCCACCCGCGACGATACGCTGGAGGCCGTCCGCATCCGCGAGGCGCAGACGGTGCTGGTCTCGGCCGGTCGTGACGACACTTCGATCCTGATCGTCCTGACCGTTCGCCACCTGGCCCCGGACGTTCCCATCAGCATGGTGGTGCGTGCAGCAGACAACGAACTGCTGGCCCGCCAGGCCGGCGCCACCAACGTCATCAACCCGGTGCGCTTTACCGGCCTGCTGCTGGCCGGAAGCGCCAAGGGCGCGCACATTTCCGATTACCTCGCCGATCTCGCCTCGGTCAGCGGCCGGGTGCAGCTGGTCGAGCGCGTCGTGACCGCCGAGGAAGCTGGCTGTCCGCTGACCTCGCTGCGGTCGGGCGGGCGCGGGTTGAGGGTCTACCGCGACGGGAAAGTCCTGGGCTTCTGGGAAGACGAATGCCAGACGCTGCAAGAAGGCGACGTGCTGGTCGAGATCATACCGACGGTGGACGGCACGACCAACGGCGACGGTTCGGAGTTCGCGTAA
- a CDS encoding TetR/AcrR family transcriptional regulator, giving the protein MERGVSVAEIGVDQSKVPRTERGRRTLRKLLDAAAIEFGERGFHEASVSGITRRAGVALGSFYTYFDSKDAIFRALVSDMSDAVKRAAREALVEPMGALEIERAALAAFLRFAAEHKEIYRIIDEAEFVDPASYRTHYETIAVRIHQRLIDGAASGELRPDIHEAHAWALMGMNVFLGLRYAIWGNGEWDADSIAAVGNDLVARGLGRG; this is encoded by the coding sequence ATGGAGCGGGGAGTTTCAGTGGCAGAGATCGGGGTGGACCAGTCGAAAGTCCCGCGGACCGAACGGGGGCGGCGCACCTTGCGCAAGCTGCTTGATGCAGCCGCCATCGAGTTCGGCGAGCGGGGATTTCATGAAGCCTCGGTCAGTGGCATCACCCGGCGGGCCGGCGTGGCCCTGGGCAGTTTCTACACCTACTTCGACAGCAAGGACGCGATCTTTCGCGCGCTCGTCAGCGACATGAGCGATGCGGTCAAGCGGGCCGCGCGCGAGGCCTTGGTAGAGCCGATGGGTGCACTGGAGATAGAGCGGGCCGCCCTGGCGGCGTTCCTGCGCTTTGCTGCCGAGCACAAGGAAATCTACCGCATCATCGACGAAGCGGAATTCGTCGATCCGGCCAGCTACCGCACGCATTATGAAACCATTGCCGTCCGCATTCACCAGCGGCTGATTGATGGTGCCGCAAGCGGGGAACTGCGGCCCGATATCCACGAGGCCCATGCCTGGGCACTCATGGGCATGAACGTGTTCCTCGGCCTGCGCTATGCCATCTGGGGCAACGGAGAGTGGGATGCTGACAGCATCGCAGCGGTCGGCAACGATCTCGTCGCGCGCGGCCTTGGGCGGGGGTGA
- a CDS encoding transglutaminase-like domain-containing protein → MTESRASEPEVTETGAPCARSPAMPVTVTARFAFTTDAPTDVLLQFEAAAIPEQRIVSSECRMSDADHLARVTAEDDIGERIWLDVNGRFEVAYQAVVEVRRIVPDITALPGLAPHDLPGEAVKYLLDSRYCPADSFQSFVGSEFDGTSGGERVEAIRRWLAENLVYASGASHSGTGARDTFVERRGVCRDYAHLLITMARASAIPARYVACYAPGVEPPDFHAVAEVFLADPSIAGGGAWYLVDATGMADPAQTVKIGVGRDAADVSFLTSFGDSEFHGATVSARIT, encoded by the coding sequence GTGACGGAAAGCCGAGCGTCGGAACCCGAAGTGACGGAAACCGGAGCGCCCTGTGCCCGTTCCCCCGCCATGCCCGTTACCGTCACTGCCCGCTTCGCCTTCACAACGGATGCACCAACCGATGTGCTTCTGCAGTTCGAGGCCGCCGCCATTCCCGAGCAGCGCATTGTCTCGTCCGAGTGCAGGATGAGCGATGCCGACCACCTGGCCCGCGTGACGGCCGAGGATGACATTGGCGAGCGGATCTGGCTTGACGTGAATGGCCGGTTCGAGGTCGCTTATCAGGCCGTGGTCGAAGTCCGGCGGATCGTGCCGGATATCACCGCCCTGCCCGGGCTGGCCCCGCACGACCTGCCGGGTGAAGCGGTCAAGTATCTGCTCGATTCCCGGTACTGCCCGGCTGACAGCTTCCAGTCGTTTGTCGGGTCCGAGTTCGACGGCACCTCCGGGGGGGAACGGGTGGAGGCCATCCGGCGCTGGCTGGCCGAAAACCTGGTCTATGCGTCTGGAGCGAGCCATTCCGGCACTGGTGCCCGCGATACCTTTGTCGAGCGGCGCGGTGTGTGCCGGGATTATGCCCATCTGCTGATCACCATGGCGCGGGCATCGGCTATCCCGGCGCGTTATGTCGCCTGCTATGCGCCCGGAGTGGAACCACCCGATTTCCATGCCGTGGCCGAGGTGTTTCTGGCCGATCCTTCCATTGCAGGCGGCGGGGCGTGGTACCTGGTCGACGCCACAGGAATGGCCGATCCCGCCCAGACGGTGAAAATCGGGGTCGGGCGTGATGCGGCCGATGTGAGTTTCCTGACCAGCTTCGGGGACAGCGAGTTCCACGGCGCGACCGTCTCCGCCCGTATTACCTGA
- a CDS encoding TonB-dependent receptor: MAFLDSRYVALLMAGSAAIALAPASVAAQETGASEADDSVIIVSARRRDERITDVPVAVTAISGAALEAVGAIDITDIQAQAPNVTLENSRGTNSTLTAFIRGVGQQDPVSGFESGVGIYLDDVYLNRPQAAVLDIYEVERVEVLRGPQGTLYGRNTIGGAVKYVTRQLPQEFALKARASYGTYDQADLVVTASAPIGEIVRFGVSGARLSRGGFGDNLTLPGVENYNKDVWAGRASLELGGYGEPVFIRISGDYTRDKSDPRNGHRLIPGLLSGAPVLNDVFDTRAGLAKPEQDVEAYGLAMNVSVDLSDALTFRSISAWREDTSLTPIDFDSLPAIDVDVPAVYKNEQLSQELQLLYSSDRLNGLVGFYYLTANSTTDFDVILGTTGTLLGLPGLNAFTSGDVDTETWSAFGDFTFDLTDQLSLSAGGRYTSDRRTSRILRQTKILGASPIFGGNAVAIATVTDFEGSAKFTDFNPRVSLSFKPSQDHMVYASYAQGFKGGSFDPRGDARIAPDTDRNGVRSYEEIYDFFLFEPETVDTYEVGYKATLMDGDMRLALTGFYSDYKDVQIPGSVGVDANNDGVFESFAGVTTNAAKARFKGIELETYARFARDFAGAGSSLTFTGMLGYIDGEFREYIVSGVDLSNVRKIQNTPKWTTAGTLGAEVPVGAGDLALSTTLSYRSKTNQFETPSPYLDQKGYALLDASIVWTAPDDRFSLGVHGRNLTDKRYITSGYQFVLAGADGTPVLNAAGNPAPTLGREGVVTAFYGNPRQVYATATVKF; encoded by the coding sequence ATGGCATTCCTCGACAGTCGTTACGTTGCCCTGCTGATGGCAGGTTCCGCCGCAATCGCGCTGGCTCCGGCAAGCGTGGCCGCGCAGGAAACCGGCGCAAGCGAGGCTGATGACAGTGTCATCATCGTCAGTGCCCGCCGCCGTGATGAGCGGATTACCGACGTTCCGGTGGCCGTTACCGCCATTTCCGGCGCCGCGCTGGAGGCGGTCGGCGCTATCGACATCACCGACATCCAGGCACAGGCACCCAACGTGACCCTGGAAAATTCGCGCGGGACCAATTCCACCCTCACCGCCTTCATCCGCGGTGTCGGCCAGCAGGACCCCGTCTCGGGGTTCGAATCGGGCGTCGGCATCTACCTCGATGACGTCTATCTCAACCGCCCTCAGGCGGCTGTGCTCGACATCTACGAGGTCGAGCGGGTCGAGGTGCTGCGCGGGCCGCAGGGTACGCTCTACGGCCGCAACACCATTGGCGGCGCGGTGAAGTATGTCACCAGGCAGCTGCCGCAGGAATTCGCGCTCAAGGCCCGCGCCAGCTACGGCACCTATGACCAGGCCGACCTGGTGGTGACCGCGAGCGCGCCGATCGGCGAGATCGTCCGCTTCGGCGTCTCCGGTGCGCGCCTGTCGCGCGGCGGCTTTGGCGACAACCTGACCCTGCCCGGGGTCGAGAACTACAACAAGGATGTCTGGGCCGGCCGCGCCAGCCTCGAGCTCGGCGGCTATGGCGAGCCGGTGTTCATCCGCATCTCGGGCGATTACACCCGCGACAAGTCCGATCCGCGCAATGGCCACCGGTTGATCCCGGGCCTGCTCTCGGGCGCGCCGGTGCTGAACGACGTGTTCGACACGCGCGCCGGCCTCGCCAAGCCTGAACAGGATGTCGAAGCCTATGGCCTTGCCATGAATGTCTCGGTCGATCTGTCGGACGCGCTCACCTTCCGCTCGATCAGCGCCTGGCGTGAAGACACCAGCCTCACCCCGATCGATTTCGACAGCCTGCCGGCGATCGATGTCGATGTTCCGGCCGTCTACAAGAACGAGCAGCTCAGCCAGGAACTCCAGCTGCTCTACAGCAGCGACCGGCTCAATGGTCTGGTCGGGTTCTATTACCTGACCGCCAACTCCACCACGGACTTCGACGTGATCCTCGGCACCACCGGCACGCTGCTGGGCTTGCCGGGACTCAACGCCTTCACCTCGGGTGACGTGGACACGGAAACCTGGTCGGCCTTCGGTGACTTCACGTTCGACCTGACCGATCAGCTCAGCCTGTCGGCTGGCGGGCGCTACACCAGCGACCGGCGCACCTCGCGCATCCTTCGCCAGACCAAGATCCTGGGTGCCTCACCGATCTTCGGCGGCAACGCGGTGGCCATCGCTACGGTGACCGACTTTGAAGGCAGCGCGAAGTTCACCGACTTCAACCCGCGTGTCTCGCTCAGCTTCAAGCCGAGCCAGGACCACATGGTCTATGCCTCCTATGCGCAAGGCTTCAAGGGCGGCAGCTTCGACCCGCGCGGCGATGCCCGGATTGCCCCGGATACTGACCGCAACGGCGTGCGCAGCTACGAGGAAATCTACGACTTCTTCCTGTTCGAGCCGGAAACGGTCGATACCTATGAAGTCGGCTACAAGGCCACGCTGATGGACGGCGACATGCGCCTGGCGCTGACCGGCTTCTACAGCGACTACAAGGACGTGCAGATCCCCGGCTCGGTCGGGGTGGACGCCAACAATGATGGGGTGTTCGAAAGCTTCGCCGGGGTCACCACCAACGCCGCCAAGGCACGGTTCAAGGGGATCGAGCTGGAAACCTACGCCCGCTTCGCGCGGGATTTCGCTGGCGCCGGTTCGTCGCTCACCTTCACCGGGATGCTCGGCTACATCGACGGCGAGTTCCGCGAATACATCGTGAGCGGGGTGGACCTTTCCAATGTCCGCAAGATCCAGAACACGCCGAAGTGGACCACTGCAGGAACGCTCGGTGCCGAAGTGCCGGTTGGCGCGGGCGATCTCGCCCTGTCCACCACGCTGAGCTATCGCAGCAAGACCAACCAGTTCGAGACGCCGAGCCCCTATCTCGACCAGAAGGGCTATGCCCTGCTCGATGCTTCGATCGTGTGGACCGCGCCGGATGACCGGTTCAGCCTGGGCGTGCATGGCCGCAACCTGACCGACAAGCGCTACATCACCTCGGGGTACCAGTTCGTGCTCGCAGGGGCGGATGGCACGCCCGTGCTGAACGCAGCCGGCAATCCTGCTCCAACGCTAGGCCGCGAAGGCGTTGTCACCGCGTTCTACGGCAACCCGCGCCAGGTCTACGCGACCGCGACCGTCAAGTTCTGA
- a CDS encoding M23 family metallopeptidase → MKRLALALLAPLLVASANPATVTEYEVGEGETLGGIANRTGVPAAVIAAANGLAEPHTVQKGQKLVIPRQRSHTVKPGETGFSIGMQYGVAFEQIAIANGLAPPYTVKVGQTLIIPAVLKTPPPPVKQRSEPYFRWPHDGKVLARFTGLNDQGGHDGIDIAAKPGDMIRAAASGTVVRVAEGHQRFGRMVVIDHGGGWLTAYGPLARATVRRGEFVKTGERIGIAGAAGPVKKPDLHFRILKDDKEVDPAPRLPERKGS, encoded by the coding sequence ATGAAACGCCTCGCTCTCGCCCTCCTCGCGCCTCTGCTGGTGGCGAGCGCCAATCCGGCAACGGTGACGGAATACGAGGTGGGCGAAGGCGAGACACTGGGCGGCATTGCCAACCGCACAGGCGTGCCGGCGGCGGTGATCGCGGCGGCCAATGGCCTGGCAGAGCCGCACACGGTTCAGAAGGGCCAGAAGCTGGTCATCCCGCGCCAGCGCAGCCATACGGTCAAACCGGGCGAGACCGGCTTTTCCATCGGGATGCAATACGGCGTGGCCTTCGAACAGATCGCCATCGCCAATGGCCTTGCACCGCCCTACACGGTCAAGGTCGGGCAGACGCTGATCATTCCCGCTGTTCTGAAAACCCCGCCCCCGCCGGTGAAACAGCGCTCGGAACCCTATTTCCGCTGGCCCCACGATGGCAAGGTGCTGGCTCGGTTTACCGGGCTGAACGACCAGGGGGGGCATGACGGGATCGATATTGCGGCCAAGCCCGGAGACATGATCCGCGCCGCCGCCAGCGGCACGGTAGTCCGCGTCGCGGAAGGCCACCAGCGGTTCGGGCGAATGGTGGTGATCGACCACGGCGGTGGATGGCTGACCGCCTATGGCCCGCTGGCACGGGCGACAGTCAGGCGCGGCGAGTTCGTCAAGACAGGCGAGCGGATCGGCATTGCCGGGGCGGCCGGACCGGTGAAAAAGCCCGATCTGCACTTCCGCATCCTGAAGGACGACAAGGAGGTCGACCCCGCACCACGGCTGCCGGAGCGCAAAGGATCGTGA
- the surE gene encoding 5'/3'-nucleotidase SurE, with protein MRILVTNDDGINAPGIALLEEIARQFSDDVWVVAPADNQTGAGHSLTLSTPVRLRKHDERRWSVTGTPTDAVTMGLKVVLDSPPDLILSGINAGANLGDDITYSGTVSAAMEGALAGIRSIALSQVMHAEAPRSGDRFEAARAWGARAITPLLGLPFAPRTLVSVNFPALEPDAIQGIRVARQGFHDYSRGSVVEKRDPRGFRYYWFGLDAVEHTRGHDSDLEAIEDGFVSVTPLQLELTHHASLDALRERYRG; from the coding sequence ATGCGCATTCTGGTCACCAATGACGATGGCATCAACGCCCCCGGCATTGCCCTGCTGGAGGAGATCGCCCGCCAGTTCAGCGACGATGTATGGGTGGTCGCCCCGGCCGACAACCAGACCGGCGCGGGCCACTCGCTCACGCTGTCCACCCCGGTGCGGCTGCGCAAGCATGACGAGCGGCGCTGGTCCGTCACCGGCACGCCGACCGATGCCGTGACCATGGGCCTGAAGGTCGTGCTGGATTCCCCGCCCGACCTGATCCTCTCCGGCATCAATGCCGGGGCGAACCTGGGCGACGACATTACCTATTCCGGCACCGTCAGCGCGGCGATGGAAGGGGCGCTGGCAGGCATTCGTTCGATTGCGCTCAGCCAGGTCATGCACGCCGAGGCCCCCCGTTCGGGCGACCGGTTCGAGGCGGCACGGGCGTGGGGCGCGCGCGCAATAACCCCGCTTTTGGGGCTGCCCTTCGCGCCGCGCACGCTGGTAAGCGTAAACTTTCCCGCGCTTGAGCCGGACGCGATCCAGGGCATCAGGGTTGCGCGGCAGGGTTTCCATGATTACTCAAGGGGTTCGGTGGTGGAGAAGCGCGATCCGCGCGGCTTTCGCTACTACTGGTTCGGGCTGGATGCGGTCGAGCATACGCGCGGCCATGACAGCGACCTGGAAGCAATCGAGGACGGTTTCGTGTCGGTGACACCCCTGCAACTCGAACTGACCCATCACGCTTCGCTCGACGCGTTGCGGGAAAGGTATCGCGGATGA
- a CDS encoding DUF6481 family protein, which produces MKGYKEPGFQDRTARAADAKKAALERLKAAPKLDEAEIAARAARQQEREAREAAKREATRAAKEQALLEEHARRAEEKRAAEAAKPPVLTEAEKKAARDARYAARKKRKS; this is translated from the coding sequence ATGAAGGGCTACAAGGAGCCAGGCTTTCAGGACCGGACCGCGAGGGCGGCTGACGCCAAGAAAGCTGCGCTCGAACGGCTCAAGGCCGCGCCCAAGCTCGACGAAGCCGAAATCGCCGCCCGCGCTGCCCGTCAGCAGGAACGGGAAGCCAGGGAAGCAGCCAAGCGCGAAGCCACGCGGGCAGCGAAGGAGCAGGCGCTGCTCGAAGAGCACGCTCGCCGCGCTGAAGAAAAGCGGGCCGCCGAGGCCGCCAAGCCGCCCGTGCTCACCGAGGCCGAGAAAAAGGCCGCGCGCGACGCTCGCTACGCCGCCCGCAAGAAGCGCAAGTCCTGA
- a CDS encoding SDR family NAD(P)-dependent oxidoreductase produces the protein MGILDRFRLDGEVAVVTGAGKGIGRAIAIGLAEAGADVALASRTGSDLDAVAAEIRALGRRALPVVTDATDLAALEHLAQQAVTQLGKLTIWVNNAGGIPDGTPRYLVRTPEENFDAQIALNLKAVWMGATVAARRMGEGGGSIVNISSRSAYGPQVKNGPYGAAKAAVNSLTNTLAVELAPNIRVNAIAPGPVPTENFDECMGTDTEEKRTRLLEMIGIPLGRYGDPEDIAAAVVYMASPAASWVTGQCLYVTGGR, from the coding sequence ATGGGCATTCTGGACCGCTTCCGGCTTGATGGTGAAGTTGCAGTCGTGACTGGCGCGGGCAAGGGCATTGGTCGGGCAATTGCGATCGGTCTCGCTGAGGCTGGTGCCGACGTGGCGCTGGCCTCGCGCACCGGGTCGGACCTTGATGCAGTGGCGGCAGAGATCCGCGCACTGGGCCGCCGCGCACTGCCTGTCGTCACGGACGCGACGGACCTTGCCGCGCTTGAACACCTCGCCCAGCAGGCTGTCACACAGCTGGGCAAGCTGACAATCTGGGTAAACAATGCCGGTGGCATCCCCGATGGGACCCCGCGCTATCTCGTACGCACGCCGGAGGAGAATTTTGACGCGCAGATCGCGCTCAACCTCAAGGCGGTGTGGATGGGGGCAACCGTTGCAGCACGCCGCATGGGCGAGGGCGGCGGATCGATCGTCAATATCTCCTCCCGCTCAGCCTACGGCCCTCAGGTCAAGAATGGACCCTACGGCGCGGCCAAAGCGGCCGTGAACAGCCTGACCAATACGCTCGCCGTGGAGCTGGCGCCGAACATTCGCGTCAATGCCATCGCGCCCGGGCCGGTCCCGACCGAGAATTTCGACGAGTGCATGGGCACAGATACCGAAGAAAAGCGCACCCGGCTGCTCGAAATGATCGGAATTCCGCTCGGCCGCTACGGCGATCCGGAAGATATCGCGGCGGCCGTGGTCTACATGGCGTCGCCTGCCGCCAGTTGGGTCACCGGCCAGTGCCTGTATGTCACGGGTGGTCGATAG
- the serS gene encoding serine--tRNA ligase, with amino-acid sequence MHDIRFIRENSDAFDAALARRGAEPLSATLIALDEERRALTTQVQQGQSRRNEASKLIGAAMATGDKDAAEALKAEVAALKEEMPALEARADAAAAQLKAALEIIPNLPADDVPLGTGEEENVEVSRWGTPRVFDFTPREHADLAPMLGMDFETGARLSGARFTFLRGDMARLHRALGQFMLDVQTREHGYTECNPPVLVKDEAMYGTDKLPKFAEDSFRTTDDRYLIPTSEVSLTASVMGELLDESALPMRLTALTLCFRSEAGAAGKDTRGFIRQHQFEKCELVSIVRPEDSEAEHQRMTRAAETILEELNLPYRKLLLCTGDMGFGARKTYDLEVWLPGQGAWREISSCSNTGEFQARRMNTRYRVAGEGKKTAFVHTLNGSGLAVGRTLVAVLENYQQADGTVIIPEALHSYTGGLTKLEPAA; translated from the coding sequence ATGCATGATATCCGCTTTATCCGCGAAAATTCCGACGCTTTTGACGCCGCACTGGCGCGGCGCGGGGCAGAGCCGCTCTCGGCAACCTTAATCGCGCTCGACGAAGAACGCCGCGCGCTGACCACGCAGGTCCAGCAGGGCCAGTCGCGCCGTAACGAGGCCTCGAAGCTGATCGGCGCGGCGATGGCGACGGGCGACAAGGACGCTGCCGAGGCGCTCAAAGCCGAAGTCGCCGCGCTCAAGGAAGAGATGCCCGCGCTGGAAGCGCGCGCAGACGCAGCCGCAGCGCAGCTCAAGGCGGCGCTGGAGATCATTCCCAATTTGCCCGCTGATGACGTGCCCCTCGGTACAGGCGAGGAAGAAAACGTCGAAGTCAGCCGCTGGGGCACGCCGCGGGTGTTCGACTTCACGCCCCGCGAACACGCCGACCTTGCCCCGATGCTGGGGATGGATTTCGAGACAGGCGCCCGGCTGTCCGGCGCGCGGTTCACCTTCCTGCGTGGCGACATGGCCCGCCTCCACCGCGCGCTCGGCCAGTTTATGCTCGACGTGCAGACGCGCGAGCATGGCTACACCGAATGTAACCCGCCGGTGCTGGTCAAGGACGAGGCGATGTACGGCACCGACAAGCTGCCGAAGTTTGCCGAGGACAGCTTCCGCACGACGGACGACCGTTACCTTATCCCCACCAGCGAAGTCTCCCTCACCGCCAGCGTCATGGGCGAATTGCTCGACGAGAGTGCCCTTCCCATGCGGCTGACTGCGCTCACCCTGTGCTTCCGCTCCGAAGCAGGCGCGGCGGGCAAGGATACGCGCGGGTTCATCCGCCAGCACCAGTTCGAGAAATGCGAGCTGGTCAGCATTGTCCGCCCCGAAGACAGCGAGGCGGAGCACCAGCGCATGACCCGCGCGGCGGAAACGATCCTCGAGGAGCTCAACCTGCCCTATCGCAAGCTTCTGCTGTGCACCGGCGACATGGGCTTCGGCGCGCGCAAGACCTACGATCTCGAAGTCTGGCTGCCCGGCCAAGGTGCTTGGCGCGAAATCAGCTCATGCTCGAACACTGGCGAATTTCAGGCGCGGCGGATGAACACCCGCTACCGCGTGGCGGGCGAGGGGAAGAAAACCGCTTTCGTCCACACCCTCAACGGTTCGGGTCTGGCCGTGGGCCGGACGCTGGTGGCGGTGCTGGAGAACTACCAGCAGGCCGACGGGACTGTCATCATCCCGGAAGCGCTGCACAGCTACACTGGCGGCCTGACCAAGCTGGAGCCTGCCGCCTGA